GCCTTCGAAGGTCTCCTCGAGGAACACCTCGAGCGCGTTCGGCGGGATATACAGATCTTGCGGTAACTCGGTATAGGCATCGCCGCGTACGAGCGCAATGCGGGTCGCTAACGGTGCTTCGATCGGCGTATCGGTCATGCGTATCCTAGCCCCATCACGTTGCGCACTTCGGATAATGTTTCTTCGGCGATGTCGCGCGCGCGCCGGCAACCGTCGGCGACGATGCTGCGCACGCCGGCGGCATCGCGTGCGAATTCGGCGGCGCGCTCTTGGATCGGCTGCAGCTCCTTGAGCACGGCATCGATCACCGGTTTCTTACATTCTAGGCAACCAATGCCGGCAGTGGTGCAACCTTCACGCACCCAGGCTTTGGTTTTCTCGTCGGAATAGACCGTGTGGAATTCCCAGACTGGGCACTTTTCCGGATTACCCGGGTCGGTGCGACGCACGCGCGCCGGATCGGTCGGCATGGTCTTGAGCTTGGTTTCGACTTCCTGCGGCTCGTCGCGCAGCGAGATGACGTTGTTGTACGACTTCGACATCTTGCGACCGTCGAGGCCCGGCATCTTCGAGGATTCGGTCAATAGCGGTTGCGGTTCCGGCAGGATGATCTTGCCGCCACCTTCGAGGTAACCGTAGAGTCGTTCTTTATCGCCGAGGGCAATGTTCTTCTGCCGTTCGAGCAACGCATGCGCCCGGCCGATGGCGTCTTGCTCGCCCCGCTCCAGATACGCGGCACGTAAATCGCGATAGAGCTTGGCGTTCTTCTTGCCCATCTTTTGGATCGCCTCTTCCGCGCGCGCCTCGTAACCGGGCTCGCGGCCATACAAATGATTGAAGCGACGCGCGATTTCGCGCGTGAGCTCGACGTGCGGCACTTGGTCTTCGCCGACCGGCACGTAAGACGAACGGTAAATGAGAATATCAGCGCTTTGCAGCAGCGGATAGCCAAGAAATCCGTAGGTCGATAGGTCTTTTTCCTTAAGCTGCGCCTGCTGATCTTTATAGGTCGGCACCCGCTCGAGCCATGACAACGGCGTGATCATCGATAGCAGTGTGTGCAGCTCGGCGTGCTGCGGCACGCGCGATTGGATAAAGAGCGTGGCGGTATTCGGATCGACACCGGCGGCGAGCCAATCGGTGACCATGTCCCAGACGCTGTCGGCGATGACGTGCGGCTCTTCGTAATGCGTGGTCAGCGCGTGCCAGTCGGCAATGAAGAAATAACATTCGTATTCGTTCTGCAGCCGAACCCAATTCTTGAGCACGCCGTGGTAGTGGCCGAGATGCAGCCGACCGGTCGGGCGCATGCCCGATAGCACGCGTGGGGTCTGGGCGGTCAGGACGGCGCTCATTGCAAGAGACTCACCAGCGAAAAAATCGTGTGTTGCACAAACGCTATCGGCGGACCGAGGATCGTCCCCAAAATGTGAAAGGAGTTCTCGGTAACGAACAACGCCAACAAAACGAAGAAGCCATAGGGCTCGACCTGACTCAACTGCCAAGAAAGACGGCCGGGCAATAGGCCGACGGCAATACGTCCGCCATCCAGCGGCGGCAATGGCAACAAGTTGAGCATCATCAAAACAGCGTTAATCTCGACGCCTTTGACACCCATGTAAACTAACGCCGCCCCCGCCGATCCAAAACCTTCCGGAATGCTTGTACCCAGCACAGCTGCCAAACCCCAGAAAGCCGCCATCAGCAAATTGGCGAACGGACCGGCCGCAGCGACGTACACCATATCTCGTTTTGGGTGCCGTAAATTTTCGGCGGTCACGGGAATCGGCTTGGCCCAGCCGAAGGCACCGCCGCCGGCCAACAGCAGCAGCAGCGGCACCAGCACGGTACCAATCGGGTCGATGTGCTTGAACGGATTGAGCGTCAACCGGCCGAGACGCTGCGCTGTTGCGTCACCCAGGCGTTTCGCCATCCAACCGTGAGCCACTTCGTGAACGGTGATGGCGAACAACATGGGGATTATCGCAACGGCGATGGACTGAGGGAGTGTTAAATCTTGCATCGGCCGGCGAGTATATCAGGGCCGGCGGTCGCGGCGCAGTAGCCCTGCGGGGGCTGGGATCGATCCCTCAGGCTTCTGCTGGTAGTGAGCCTAATCCTTTCGTGTCGCCTCGCCCCTGCCGGGCTATTTCGACAACGCCGTCGCCCAGCACGATAACCGTCGTCGGCTCGAGTCCGCAATTGCCACCATCGATGATGAGGTCCACGTGATGCTCCAAGCGATCGCGGATGATCTCAGGATCGTTTAACGGCAACGTCTCGTCCGGCAAAATCAACGTCGAGCTCATCAACGGCTCGCGCAGCTCGGCTAACAGTGCTTGGGCAATAATATGATCGGGAACCCGCAGACCGATGGTCTTGCGCCGAGGATTTTGCAGTCGCCGCGGCACTTCGCGCGTAGCCGGCAATATAAAGGTGTAAGGCCCCGGTGTGTAAGCACGCAAGATGCGGTAATCGGCGTTACTGAGTCGGGCGTATAAGGCGACGTCAGACAGGTCGCGGCAGACCAGCGTGAAGTTGTGCCGATCGTTAACCGCGCGAATGCGGCGGATACGCTCCATCGCTGCCTTGTCGCCAATATGACAACCGATGGCATAGCTCGAGTCAGTCGGATAAACGACGACGCCGCCGTCGTGCACAATCTCGACCGCGCGTTTGATCAAGCGCGATTGCGGATTGTCCGGATGGATTTGGAAATACTGCGCCATGGAGTTAGCTCTTTATGCGTGCGCCCGACTTACTAAAAAGTCAGGCGTTGACGGTACCTTCGAATGCACTCCACACCGGCGTCACCGCTGCCGGCAACATTGCGAGCCTACCTAGATCCGCCCATGATTTTTCCGGTCCGTGATAATCGGATCCGACCGAGCCTAGCAATCCGTACTCACAGGCGATTTGCGCAAACCGCTCGGTATCTGCCGGTCCGTGGCTTCCCGATATCACTTCAATCGCCCGCCCGCCGCAATCGATAAATTCTCGTAGCAGTTTTTTAAGTTTGCCGCTGCTGACCCGATAACGGGCCGGATGTGCCAAAACCGCGATGCCACCGGCGCCGCAAATCCAGCCAACTGCCTCGTCAAGCCGCGCCCATTGTCCCGACACATGCGCCGGGCGTCCTTGGCCGAGGTATTGTTTAAAGGCCTGCTTGCTATCCCTAACGAAGCCATGTGTTACCAAAAATTGCGCAAAATGGGTACGCGATA
The sequence above is drawn from the Gammaproteobacteria bacterium genome and encodes:
- a CDS encoding tryptophan--tRNA ligase; the encoded protein is MSAVLTAQTPRVLSGMRPTGRLHLGHYHGVLKNWVRLQNEYECYFFIADWHALTTHYEEPHVIADSVWDMVTDWLAAGVDPNTATLFIQSRVPQHAELHTLLSMITPLSWLERVPTYKDQQAQLKEKDLSTYGFLGYPLLQSADILIYRSSYVPVGEDQVPHVELTREIARRFNHLYGREPGYEARAEEAIQKMGKKNAKLYRDLRAAYLERGEQDAIGRAHALLERQKNIALGDKERLYGYLEGGGKIILPEPQPLLTESSKMPGLDGRKMSKSYNNVISLRDEPQEVETKLKTMPTDPARVRRTDPGNPEKCPVWEFHTVYSDEKTKAWVREGCTTAGIGCLECKKPVIDAVLKELQPIQERAAEFARDAAGVRSIVADGCRRARDIAEETLSEVRNVMGLGYA
- a CDS encoding site-2 protease family protein, whose product is MQDLTLPQSIAVAIIPMLFAITVHEVAHGWMAKRLGDATAQRLGRLTLNPFKHIDPIGTVLVPLLLLLAGGGAFGWAKPIPVTAENLRHPKRDMVYVAAAGPFANLLMAAFWGLAAVLGTSIPEGFGSAGAALVYMGVKGVEINAVLMMLNLLPLPPLDGGRIAVGLLPGRLSWQLSQVEPYGFFVLLALFVTENSFHILGTILGPPIAFVQHTIFSLVSLLQ
- a CDS encoding threonylcarbamoyl-AMP synthase, producing MAQYFQIHPDNPQSRLIKRAVEIVHDGGVVVYPTDSSYAIGCHIGDKAAMERIRRIRAVNDRHNFTLVCRDLSDVALYARLSNADYRILRAYTPGPYTFILPATREVPRRLQNPRRKTIGLRVPDHIIAQALLAELREPLMSSTLILPDETLPLNDPEIIRDRLEHHVDLIIDGGNCGLEPTTVIVLGDGVVEIARQGRGDTKGLGSLPAEA
- a CDS encoding PHP domain-containing protein — encoded protein: MPPAYDLHAHSLHSDGTLTPTELVTRAHANGVTTLALTDHDVTDGLAEAQVAGEKLGLRLLPGVEISVTWERETLHIVGLAIDPANAALQQGLAGIREQRNWRAQEIDRRLRKKNIEGAYDYVRQLARGAILSRTHFAQFLVTHGFVRDSKQAFKQYLGQGRPAHVSGQWARLDEAVGWICGAGGIAVLAHPARYRVSSGKLKKLLREFIDCGGRAIEVISGSHGPADTERFAQIACEYGLLGSVGSDYHGPEKSWADLGRLAMLPAAVTPVWSAFEGTVNA